Proteins from one Suncus etruscus isolate mSunEtr1 chromosome 3, mSunEtr1.pri.cur, whole genome shotgun sequence genomic window:
- the LOC126004259 gene encoding high affinity copper uptake protein 1-like has product MSAMDHRSNPPPHHHPPHTSGHHSHSGNAHTSMTMPMTFYFGYQNVELLFAGLVINSAGAMAGAFLAVFLLSVGFEGLKRAREELLHKTQQCTPVPGPTGTCQRLLRCDHLVQTALHVLQVLLSYLLMLTAMTYNAYLGLAVVAGAGTGYWLFGGKKVQDVASPDLDSSKVKIHEFPFKIFPWEPSLEPHFPEFSVSLPENIELSKSAFSDISAWPLENQAPAWPSLRPYPDAEYLWPETHFYGSWASI; this is encoded by the coding sequence ATGAGCGCCATGGATCACAGGAGCAACCCGCCACCTCATCACCATCCCCCGCACACCTCGGGGCACCACTCCCACAGCGGCAATGCACACACGTCCATGACGATGCCCATGACCTTCTACTTTGGCTACCAGAACGTGGAGCTGCTGTTTGCTGGGCTGGTGATCAACTCGGCTGGAGCCATGGCCGGGGCTTTCCTGGCCGTGTTTCTGCTCTCGGTGGGCTTTGAGGGACTCAAGAGAGCCCGCGAGGAGCTTCTGCACAAGACCCAGCAGTGTACGCCTGTCCCAGGACCCACAGGAACCTGCCAACGACTGCTGAGGTGCGACCACCTGGTGCAGACGGCCCTACACGTGCTCCAGGTGCTCCTGAGCTACCTGCTGATGCTCACGGCCATGACCTACAACGCCTACCTGGGCCTGGCGGTGGTGGCGGGCGCGGGCACCGGCTACTGGCTCTTTGGAGGGAAGAAGGTGCAAGACGTGGCTTCTCCGGACCTTGACTCGAGTAAGGTGAAGATCCATGAGTTTCCCTTTAAAATTTTCCCCTGGGAGCCTTCTCTGGAGCCCCACTTTCCTGAGTTCTCTGTGTCACTTCCAGAGAATATAGAGCTCTCGAAGTCGGCCTTCTCTGACATCAGTGCTTGGCCTCTGGAAAATCAAGCACCTGCTTGGCCTTCCCTCCGTCCCTACCCGGATGCTGAATATCTTTGGCCGGAAACTCACTTCTATGGCAGCTGGGCTAGCATCTGA